One Verrucomicrobiaceae bacterium genomic window carries:
- a CDS encoding transposase has product MSLGALNEKSLADPLLAALPARSLLIADRYYGQAPMLKELQKHSQRTQSHFLVRVRQKLSVRVQSVHADGSAEVVVSLRERESPCADSSTTAPSKADEKQTPEANKARGRPRKHPPMRQSELPVREIVGRVRNAAGEWVKVRLWTSLSVQQGSARELLALYAKRWEQEVFYKELKLVLHGGHLLSAQRTETAQQELAALLIASSLVAEERLACAQSSEDEEVRQAGALRISMSHCLSTP; this is encoded by the coding sequence ATGTCACTGGGTGCGCTCAATGAGAAATCGCTGGCCGATCCGTTGCTCGCCGCGCTACCAGCTCGCAGCCTGCTCATCGCCGACCGCTATTACGGGCAGGCTCCGATGCTCAAAGAACTGCAAAAACATTCGCAGCGCACGCAGAGTCACTTTTTGGTCCGAGTGCGGCAAAAGCTCTCCGTGCGAGTGCAAAGCGTGCATGCCGATGGCAGTGCGGAGGTGGTGGTGAGTCTGCGCGAGCGTGAGAGCCCATGCGCAGACTCGTCAACAACAGCTCCGTCCAAAGCTGACGAGAAGCAGACACCCGAGGCGAACAAAGCGCGGGGCCGCCCGCGCAAACATCCGCCGATGCGCCAGAGCGAGTTGCCAGTGCGCGAGATCGTGGGGCGAGTGCGCAACGCCGCTGGAGAGTGGGTGAAGGTGCGGCTGTGGACGAGCCTGAGCGTGCAGCAGGGCAGTGCGCGTGAGTTGTTGGCGTTGTATGCGAAGCGCTGGGAACAGGAAGTCTTTTACAAAGAACTCAAGCTCGTGCTTCACGGAGGGCATTTGCTCAGCGCACAACGCACCGAGACAGCACAGCAAGAACTTGCCGCGCTCCTCATCGCCAGCTCACTGGTGGCTGAGGAGCGACTAGCCTGCGCACAGAGCAGTGAGGATGAAGAAGTCCGGCAGGCAGGAGCGCTGCGCATCAGCATGAGCCACTGTTTGAGCACACCGTAG